A genomic stretch from Cryomorphaceae bacterium 1068 includes:
- a CDS encoding TIGR00366 family protein codes for MSVAGRFERAFHNLLPSPFTLAVILTFAVFGTAVFFFKPSGENFLNHGIEVVGYWYDGIWNAPLLVFAYQMMLILVLGHVLALAPPIDDFIKRATKYCDTTPKAAAIITAACVILGLINWGLALIFGAIFARKVGEYAVQKGNKINYPLIGACGYTGLLVWHGGISGSSTIKAAEEGHLASLLEGSSSIDVSTLPTVVGFSETVFSPMNLSVSLALILILPFCAYAIGKNSISTHYILHHFRKKEQKSEARGFAEKLDFHPALSMVLGLSTLITAAAIATHSIQSGNGNFVNPNFINTTFLGLGLIAHGNLSSFAEAVEDAIGGASGILIQFPLYFGILGIMKGAGIVGDISAFFVSISNQNTYPIFSFISAGFVNILVPSGGGQWMVQGPILIEASQKMGLDIGKSIMSMAYGDQLTNMLQPFWALPLLSITGLKARDILPFTVYFMLIAAVIYIAGLLVF; via the coding sequence ATGTCTGTCGCCGGTCGTTTCGAACGCGCATTTCACAATCTGCTGCCATCGCCATTTACGCTGGCAGTAATATTGACATTTGCTGTATTTGGCACGGCTGTGTTTTTCTTTAAGCCATCAGGCGAAAACTTCTTAAATCATGGTATAGAAGTAGTCGGGTACTGGTATGACGGCATTTGGAACGCTCCGCTTTTGGTGTTTGCCTACCAAATGATGCTCATTTTGGTTTTGGGGCATGTCCTGGCACTGGCTCCACCGATAGATGATTTCATCAAGCGCGCAACAAAGTATTGCGATACCACTCCAAAGGCTGCTGCTATTATTACTGCAGCTTGTGTCATTCTTGGTCTAATTAATTGGGGACTAGCCCTGATTTTTGGGGCCATATTCGCCAGAAAAGTCGGTGAATATGCAGTTCAGAAGGGAAACAAAATCAACTACCCTCTGATCGGAGCTTGTGGCTACACAGGCTTACTGGTTTGGCACGGGGGAATATCAGGTAGTTCAACGATTAAAGCTGCTGAGGAAGGTCATTTGGCCTCCCTACTGGAGGGGAGCAGTTCAATAGATGTCAGCACACTTCCCACAGTCGTCGGATTTAGTGAAACGGTTTTTTCACCGATGAATCTATCCGTTTCGCTTGCGCTGATTTTGATTTTGCCGTTTTGCGCCTATGCCATCGGGAAAAACAGTATTTCAACCCACTACATACTTCATCATTTCAGGAAAAAGGAGCAGAAATCAGAGGCAAGAGGCTTCGCTGAAAAACTCGATTTCCATCCCGCTCTGTCGATGGTATTGGGACTTTCTACTCTTATAACAGCGGCCGCCATAGCAACCCATTCTATCCAATCAGGCAATGGGAATTTCGTAAATCCGAATTTCATCAATACCACCTTCCTAGGACTTGGGTTAATTGCTCATGGGAATTTGAGCAGCTTTGCCGAAGCTGTCGAAGACGCCATTGGCGGGGCATCGGGAATTCTAATCCAATTCCCGCTATACTTCGGAATTCTCGGGATCATGAAGGGTGCAGGAATTGTGGGTGATATCTCAGCTTTTTTCGTTTCGATTTCAAATCAAAACACCTACCCCATCTTTTCTTTCATCTCTGCCGGATTTGTGAATATCCTCGTGCCTAGCGGCGGCGGACAATGGATGGTACAAGGGCCCATTTTAATCGAAGCTTCGCAAAAAATGGGACTGGACATTGGCAAAAGCATCATGTCGATGGCTTACGGAGATCAGCTAACCAATATGCTTCAACCATTTTGGGCACTTCCTCTACTCTCTATCACAGGCCTCAAAGCGAGAGACATTTTGCCTTTCACTGTT
- a CDS encoding flavin reductase family protein: MRSFIPSELSVAKLHGILLGSIGPRPIAFASTVNKDGVVNLSPFSYFNIFSANPPILIFSPARRGRDNTTKHSYENAKVHPEVVINIVDYSIVEQMSLSSTEYPEGVNEFAKAGLTTISSDIVKPPRVKESPVQYECKVNEIVELGKEGGAGNLIICEVVKIHVREDLINEELQIDQTKIDTVGRMGGDYYTRAHGEALFEVEKPLRTMGIGVDQIPSEIRNSAILTGNDLGRLGNVEELPNETDVNDYRLIELSDLFVELEDSPHELERRLHEKAHDLLREGKVKEAWMTLMSFNN, encoded by the coding sequence ATGCGCAGTTTTATTCCTTCCGAATTAAGTGTTGCCAAGCTACACGGAATCCTTCTGGGATCAATCGGTCCGCGGCCCATCGCGTTTGCCAGTACGGTAAATAAGGATGGGGTTGTTAACCTTTCTCCATTTAGCTATTTCAACATTTTTAGTGCGAATCCTCCTATTCTTATTTTTTCGCCAGCTCGTAGAGGTCGAGACAATACCACAAAACATAGCTACGAGAACGCGAAAGTTCACCCGGAAGTGGTTATAAATATTGTGGATTATTCCATCGTGGAGCAAATGTCCCTTTCCAGCACAGAATATCCGGAGGGTGTGAACGAATTCGCGAAAGCAGGACTTACGACGATTTCTTCTGACATAGTCAAACCTCCGCGAGTAAAAGAAAGCCCTGTGCAGTATGAGTGCAAGGTGAATGAAATCGTGGAGCTTGGGAAAGAAGGAGGAGCTGGAAACCTGATCATCTGTGAGGTGGTGAAAATTCACGTGCGTGAAGACTTAATTAATGAGGAGCTTCAGATAGATCAAACAAAAATCGATACAGTGGGCCGTATGGGAGGAGACTACTACACCCGCGCACATGGCGAAGCCTTATTTGAAGTTGAAAAACCACTTAGAACAATGGGAATTGGAGTGGATCAAATACCATCTGAAATCAGAAATAGTGCTATCTTAACAGGCAATGACCTCGGCCGTCTAGGCAATGTTGAAGAGCTACCCAACGAGACAGATGTCAATGACTATAGATTAATCGAACTAAGCGATCTTTTCGTAGAGCTGGAAGATTCTCCACACGAGCTGGAGCGACGGCTTCACGAGAAGGCTCATGATTTATTAAGAGAGGGAAAAGTCAAAGAAGCATGGATGACCCTCATGAGTTTTAACAATTAA
- a CDS encoding DUF3127 domain-containing protein, whose translation MFSINGKLVVKNGTEQVTDKFKKREFVIADEGSQYPQEIIFQLTQDRVDLLDPYNEGDMLKVNFNIRGRRWQNPKTGETRFFNSLDAWRLEKAETEKIGSDLPPLPQSEPANLDDGTDDLPF comes from the coding sequence ATGTTTTCAATCAACGGAAAATTAGTAGTAAAAAACGGTACTGAACAGGTAACCGATAAATTCAAAAAACGCGAATTCGTCATTGCTGATGAAGGAAGTCAGTACCCCCAAGAAATTATTTTTCAGCTTACTCAGGATCGAGTGGATTTACTAGACCCTTACAATGAAGGGGATATGTTGAAGGTGAATTTCAATATCCGTGGAAGAAGATGGCAAAATCCGAAAACCGGAGAAACGCGTTTTTTCAATTCTCTCGATGCTTGGAGATTGGAAAAGGCAGAAACGGAGAAAATCGGTTCCGACCTTCCACCACTTCCACAAAGCGAGCCGGCTAATTTGGATGATGGCACCGATGACCTTCCTTTCTAG